Proteins encoded by one window of Gordonia jinghuaiqii:
- a CDS encoding maleate cis-trans isomerase family protein — MTTTVAMLYPGHAAEDDYALIESALNESVLNESASPARDIRLPVVITEVGSDAHTVEAMAAVGERTRLADGVRRARAYSPAALMWACTSGSFVHGYDGARRQVADISDACGLAASSTSLAFVDACHELGISRVAIAATYPKPLASRFIGFLADGGVDVIALCANDILTASAAGTLDGDGLFGMLAAADRDDARALLVPDTALHTARWITGLEEEFGKPVLTANQVTAWQGLRLAGTSVAATGLGTLFTR; from the coding sequence GTGACAACCACCGTCGCGATGCTCTATCCCGGTCATGCCGCCGAAGACGACTACGCGCTGATCGAGTCGGCCCTGAACGAGTCGGTCCTGAACGAGTCGGCCTCCCCGGCGCGCGACATCCGCTTGCCGGTGGTGATCACCGAGGTGGGGTCCGACGCCCACACCGTGGAAGCGATGGCGGCCGTCGGCGAACGGACACGCTTGGCCGACGGCGTACGGCGAGCCCGGGCGTATTCCCCGGCGGCACTGATGTGGGCGTGTACCTCCGGCAGCTTCGTCCACGGATACGACGGCGCGCGGCGGCAGGTGGCCGACATCTCCGACGCCTGCGGCCTGGCCGCATCGTCGACCTCGCTGGCGTTCGTCGACGCCTGCCACGAACTCGGCATCTCCCGCGTCGCGATCGCCGCGACGTACCCGAAACCGTTGGCGTCGAGGTTCATCGGCTTCCTCGCCGACGGAGGTGTCGACGTGATCGCCTTGTGCGCGAACGACATCCTGACAGCATCCGCGGCGGGAACCCTCGACGGCGACGGCCTGTTCGGCATGCTGGCCGCAGCAGATCGCGACGACGCCCGGGCACTACTCGTCCCGGACACCGCACTCCACACCGCGCGATGGATCACCGGACTCGAGGAGGAGTTCGGCAAACCGGTGCTGACGGCCAATCAGGTGACCGCCTGGCAGGGTCTGCGGCTCGCCGGGACCTCCGTCGCCGCAACCGGACTGGGG